In Campylobacter mucosalis, a single window of DNA contains:
- a CDS encoding NAD(P)/FAD-dependent oxidoreductase translates to MRQKVVVIGAGYAGVSFLKSLDDECLRLADVTIINKNSYHYHSTMLHKVATAENSGQIMFDLREILHPEIKIVQQAVTDIDEKNRVVVTKSGSFCYDYLVVAAGFEKESFNVKGIENSVFIGSYTQSSRIAEVIKLKFSQAIQNKTGLKIAVCGGGLTGIEFAASCANMLKRKCDFYKIPAEISSKFEVYLISSTPRLLTFFSDDLSKKTAKKLEDLGVKILHDTRISSLDKGVVNFANGSLSADLIVWTAGIKGASIVSDSDIENDRGRVKVDENLRAIGSVDRFYIGDVSAVSNGAGGYYPPTAQIACEQGVYLAGQFRDILKGTKFSKPFKFKSNGTICSIGHSYATAQVFGFEMAGFLPSLLKTIVEKKWNVKLLGLKGAFL, encoded by the coding sequence ATGAGGCAAAAAGTTGTTGTTATCGGTGCTGGTTACGCTGGAGTGTCGTTTTTAAAAAGCCTTGATGATGAGTGTTTACGTTTGGCTGATGTGACAATCATAAACAAAAACTCATATCACTATCACTCAACTATGCTTCACAAGGTTGCAACCGCTGAAAATAGCGGTCAGATAATGTTTGATTTGCGTGAAATTTTACATCCTGAAATAAAAATCGTCCAACAAGCAGTAACTGATATTGATGAAAAAAATCGCGTCGTCGTGACTAAATCTGGCAGTTTTTGCTATGATTATTTGGTTGTGGCTGCTGGTTTTGAAAAAGAGAGTTTTAATGTAAAAGGCATTGAAAATTCCGTTTTTATAGGCTCTTATACGCAATCAAGCAGGATTGCTGAAGTAATAAAACTAAAATTTAGCCAAGCTATACAAAATAAAACTGGACTAAAGATAGCTGTTTGCGGTGGCGGTTTAACTGGTATTGAGTTTGCGGCAAGTTGTGCTAATATGTTAAAGCGAAAGTGTGATTTTTATAAAATTCCTGCTGAAATTTCGTCAAAATTTGAAGTGTATTTAATAAGCTCTACACCAAGACTTCTTACATTTTTTAGCGATGATTTATCTAAAAAGACGGCTAAAAAACTTGAAGATTTGGGTGTTAAAATTTTGCACGATACAAGGATAAGTTCACTTGATAAAGGTGTTGTAAATTTTGCTAATGGTAGCTTAAGTGCCGATCTTATTGTGTGGACAGCAGGTATTAAAGGTGCTAGTATAGTTAGCGATAGTGATATTGAAAATGACAGGGGTAGGGTAAAGGTAGATGAAAATTTACGTGCCATTGGGAGTGTTGATAGGTTTTATATAGGCGATGTTAGTGCTGTAAGTAACGGTGCTGGTGGCTATTATCCGCCGACAGCTCAGATAGCTTGTGAACAGGGGGTGTATTTGGCTGGGCAGTTTAGAGATATTTTAAAAGGCACGAAATTTAGCAAACCTTTTAAATTTAAAAGCAACGGCACAATCTGCTCAATAGGTCACAGCTACGCCACAGCACAGGTGTTTGGCTTTGAAATGGCTGGATTTTTACCATCGCTTTTAAAAACCATAGTTGAGAAAAAATGGAACGTAAAGCTCCTTGGGTTAAAAGGAGCGTTTTTGTAA
- the pgsA gene encoding CDP-diacylglycerol--glycerol-3-phosphate 3-phosphatidyltransferase yields MNLPNALAFFRILLAPVMFYLLINAHSHFSGIHISWINYFAGLVFVIASVTDFFDGYIARLWNQKTKLGAVLDPLADKMLTLGAFLGLMMIGRANPWAIYLILIREFFITGFRVVIASEGLNVAASMAGKVKTVFQMIAIGFLTMQWWGAEILLWIAVFLTLYSGFEYVNAYITVNKNIKN; encoded by the coding sequence ATGAATTTACCAAACGCCCTAGCATTTTTTAGGATACTACTAGCACCGGTTATGTTTTATCTACTCATTAACGCGCACTCGCATTTTAGCGGTATTCACATAAGCTGGATAAACTATTTTGCTGGACTTGTTTTTGTTATCGCTAGTGTTACTGATTTTTTTGACGGCTATATCGCTAGACTTTGGAATCAAAAGACAAAACTTGGTGCAGTGCTTGACCCACTGGCTGATAAAATGCTAACACTTGGGGCGTTTTTGGGACTTATGATGATAGGTAGAGCCAACCCTTGGGCGATATATCTAATACTCATACGTGAGTTTTTCATCACTGGATTTCGTGTTGTGATCGCTAGTGAAGGACTAAACGTCGCCGCCTCAATGGCTGGTAAAGTAAAAACGGTCTTTCAAATGATAGCCATTGGCTTTCTTACAATGCAGTGGTGGGGAGCTGAAATTTTACTATGGATTGCCGTATTTCTCACGCTTTACTCAGGATTTGAGTATGTAAATGCTTATATAACAGTAAATAAAAACATTAAAAATTAA
- the dapA gene encoding 4-hydroxy-tetrahydrodipicolinate synthase, whose product MSEILQGAMTALITPFKNGKLDEQTYEKLIKRQIANGIDVVVPVGTTGESATLTHDEHRVCIEIAVLACKGTNVKVLAGAGSNATHEAIGIAQFAQSHGADGILSVAPYYNKPTQEGLYLHYKELANSVEIPVVLYNVPGRTGSDILPPTAIRIFRDCKNVIGIKEATGNIDRCVDLLAHEPEILVISGEDAINYPILSNGGNGVISVTANLLPNYIADLTHYALNDKFKEAKTINDKLYDINKILFCESNPIPIKAAMYIAGLTPTLEYRLPLCKPSEQNFKLIEQTMKKYDIKGF is encoded by the coding sequence CTACGAAAAGCTCATAAAAAGACAGATAGCAAATGGGATAGATGTGGTAGTTCCTGTTGGCACAACTGGCGAGAGTGCGACGCTAACGCACGATGAGCACAGGGTTTGCATAGAGATAGCGGTTTTAGCTTGTAAAGGCACAAATGTCAAGGTTCTAGCCGGTGCAGGAAGCAACGCTACACACGAAGCTATCGGCATAGCTCAATTTGCTCAAAGCCACGGAGCAGACGGAATTTTATCCGTAGCACCATACTACAACAAGCCAACTCAAGAGGGACTTTACTTGCACTATAAAGAGCTCGCAAACAGCGTAGAAATCCCAGTTGTCTTATACAACGTGCCTGGCAGAACTGGCTCTGACATACTACCACCAACGGCGATTAGAATTTTTAGAGATTGCAAAAACGTAATCGGCATAAAAGAAGCTACTGGAAACATCGACAGGTGCGTTGATCTACTTGCTCACGAACCTGAAATTTTAGTCATTAGTGGCGAAGATGCGATAAACTACCCTATCCTTTCAAATGGCGGAAATGGCGTAATATCAGTCACTGCAAACCTCTTGCCAAACTACATAGCAGACTTAACCCACTATGCCTTAAACGATAAATTTAAAGAGGCAAAAACCATAAACGACAAGCTTTATGATATTAATAAAATTTTATTTTGCGAGAGCAACCCAATACCTATAAAAGCTGCTATGTATATAGCTGGGCTAACACCTACTCTTGAGTATAGGTTGCCACTTTGCAAACCAAGTGAACAAAATTTTAAACTAATCGAACAAACTATGAAAAAATATGATATAAAAGGATTTTAA
- a CDS encoding aromatic amino acid transport family protein yields MNLEWNKFDKRWMLSLFGTAVGAGILYLPIKAGVGGVWPVFVMCFIIFPMVYLSHRALSRFVCQASGQNHDITHAAEEYFGRKVSVFISVLYFFAIFPICLAYCVGITNTFESFIYHQFLPLLNSGGLYDFLASMYDNGAKLFPFYRALMSFVLVSIFMLIMLFSEEFITKVCEWLVYPLCAILFLFSVYLIPNWNYESFSHIPNSKEFLTIVWLTLPVLVFSFNHSPAISTFSLSIKREYPQNSVAKANQILFRTSMMLLIFVMFFVISCTLSLTPSQFIEARAQNIPVLSYFANILENPFISYGGPLVAFLAISSSFFGHYFGAREGAYGIVRKCFKLAGNEAPNQKLIAVSCTAIMYFVMLITAYYNPSVLGFIENLGGPIIAAILFLMPMISIYVVSKMKQFQNKPLDAFVFLTGILTIVTVVYTF; encoded by the coding sequence ATGAATCTTGAGTGGAACAAATTTGACAAAAGATGGATGCTCTCACTGTTTGGTACGGCTGTTGGTGCGGGTATTCTTTATCTGCCTATAAAGGCTGGAGTTGGTGGCGTTTGGCCAGTTTTTGTGATGTGCTTTATCATATTTCCTATGGTCTATTTAAGTCACAGAGCGTTAAGTCGCTTTGTCTGCCAGGCAAGTGGTCAAAATCACGATATAACTCACGCTGCTGAGGAGTATTTTGGCAGAAAAGTTAGCGTTTTTATCTCTGTTCTTTACTTTTTTGCTATCTTTCCTATCTGTCTTGCGTATTGCGTTGGTATTACAAATACTTTTGAAAGCTTTATCTATCATCAGTTTTTACCGCTTTTAAATAGTGGTGGTTTGTACGATTTTTTGGCGTCTATGTATGATAATGGTGCAAAACTCTTTCCATTTTATAGGGCGTTGATGTCGTTTGTTTTAGTTAGCATCTTTATGCTTATTATGCTTTTTAGTGAGGAGTTTATCACAAAAGTTTGTGAGTGGCTGGTGTATCCGCTATGTGCTATACTATTTTTGTTTTCAGTATATCTTATACCAAACTGGAACTATGAGTCGTTTTCTCATATCCCAAATTCTAAAGAGTTTTTAACTATAGTTTGGCTGACTTTGCCGGTTTTGGTCTTTTCATTTAATCACTCTCCAGCAATTTCAACATTTTCTTTAAGCATAAAGCGCGAATATCCGCAAAATTCAGTCGCAAAAGCAAATCAGATACTTTTTAGAACCTCTATGATGCTTTTAATCTTTGTGATGTTTTTTGTTATTAGCTGTACGCTTTCGCTTACTCCTAGTCAATTTATCGAGGCTAGAGCACAAAATATTCCGGTACTTTCATACTTTGCAAATATTTTAGAAAATCCTTTTATATCATACGGAGGACCATTAGTTGCGTTTTTGGCGATTTCTAGCTCGTTTTTTGGGCACTATTTTGGTGCTAGAGAGGGTGCTTATGGTATCGTTAGAAAGTGTTTCAAACTCGCTGGAAACGAAGCTCCAAATCAAAAGCTAATAGCGGTAAGTTGTACAGCGATTATGTATTTTGTTATGCTTATAACGGCGTATTATAACCCTAGTGTGCTTGGATTTATTGAGAATTTAGGCGGTCCGATAATCGCGGCTATATTGTTTTTAATGCCGATGATCTCTATTTATGTCGTTTCAAAAATGAAGCAGTTTCAAAACAAACCGCTTGATGCGTTTGTATTTTTAACTGGAATTTTAACGATAGTAACGGTTGTTTATACATTCTAA
- a CDS encoding enoyl-ACP reductase, with product MSFENEFKGKTLVISGGTRGIGRAIVLEFAKLGVNVAFTFNSNEELAIKQAKELEEDYGIKARAYALNILEPETYKELFLKIDEDFDRVDFFISNAIISGRAVAGGYTKFMKLKPRGINNIFSATVNAFVVGSQEAAKRMEKVGGGSIISLSSTGNLVYIENYSGHGTAKAAVEAMARYAATELGEKNIRVNVVSGGPIETDALRAFTNYEEVKAATSKLSPLNRMGEPTDLSGACVFLCSSKASWVTGHTFIIDGGTTFK from the coding sequence ATGAGTTTTGAAAATGAATTTAAGGGCAAAACACTAGTAATTAGCGGTGGCACAAGGGGAATTGGTCGTGCCATTGTTTTAGAATTTGCTAAGCTTGGCGTAAACGTTGCCTTTACTTTTAACTCAAACGAAGAGTTAGCAATCAAACAAGCTAAAGAACTTGAAGAAGATTATGGTATAAAAGCCCGTGCCTACGCCCTAAATATACTTGAGCCTGAAACTTATAAGGAGCTATTTTTAAAGATTGATGAGGATTTTGACAGAGTTGATTTTTTCATCTCAAATGCCATTATTTCGGGTCGTGCTGTCGCTGGTGGATACACAAAATTTATGAAACTAAAACCACGTGGGATCAATAATATCTTTAGTGCAACCGTTAATGCCTTTGTCGTTGGATCACAAGAGGCCGCTAAAAGAATGGAAAAAGTAGGCGGTGGTTCAATAATCTCGCTTAGTTCAACTGGAAATTTGGTCTATATCGAAAACTACTCAGGTCACGGCACAGCAAAAGCAGCTGTTGAAGCTATGGCAAGATACGCTGCAACAGAGCTTGGAGAGAAAAACATACGAGTAAACGTCGTCAGCGGTGGACCTATTGAAACTGACGCTTTAAGAGCATTTACAAACTATGAAGAGGTCAAGGCGGCAACATCAAAGCTAAGCCCACTAAATCGTATGGGTGAGCCGACTGATTTAAGCGGCGCTTGTGTATTTTTATGCTCATCAAAGGCAAGTTGGGTAACCGGACACACATTTATAATTGACGGCGGAACGACATTTAAGTAA
- a CDS encoding L-serine ammonia-lyase has protein sequence MSNLDIFKIGIGPSSSHTLGPLVAGNLFCDLIADEIELVERIKVDLYGSLSLTGKGHLSDHAIIWGLSYLKPRQINAGIQEQILTRALSENLLKICGKKDIKFNYQNDVIFHREFLPLHENGLILTAFGKGGEILKTQTFYSVGGGFVASKDELEARLNGLKSDDKIPSDFMRVDNANQAIKICEEKGWSLAKLSFEYELQFHSSDEIQRYCVEIWDVMQSAYAAGINPKNMNLPGSLNLHRRAKGLYERLYANDDPMAIIDYISLYAISIAEENASGARVVTAPTNGACAVVPAVMLYLKNHTKIFNEQKAVEFLLTAMMIGSFYKKNASISGAEAGCQAEVGSASSMAAGAMATIYGVSAAVACAAAEVAMEHHLGLTCDPVGGLVQIPCIERNAFGAIKAIAAARMSIIRKSSPRVGLDEVIKTMYETGKDMHSKYRETSLGGLAVNVGSVC, from the coding sequence ATGAGTAACTTAGATATATTTAAAATCGGCATAGGTCCGTCATCATCACATACGCTTGGGCCTTTGGTGGCTGGAAATTTGTTTTGTGATTTGATCGCAGATGAGATTGAACTTGTTGAGCGTATTAAGGTCGATTTATACGGCTCTCTTTCGCTTACAGGCAAGGGACATTTAAGCGATCACGCTATCATTTGGGGTTTGAGCTATTTAAAGCCAAGGCAGATTAATGCTGGTATTCAAGAGCAAATTTTAACCAGGGCACTTAGTGAAAATTTGCTAAAAATTTGTGGTAAAAAAGATATAAAATTTAACTACCAAAACGATGTTATTTTTCATAGAGAATTCTTACCGCTTCACGAAAATGGACTTATTTTAACTGCCTTTGGTAAGGGCGGTGAAATTTTAAAAACGCAGACATTTTACTCTGTTGGAGGCGGTTTTGTAGCTAGTAAAGATGAGCTTGAAGCTAGGTTAAATGGACTAAAGAGTGATGATAAAATTCCTAGCGACTTTATGAGGGTGGATAACGCAAACCAGGCTATAAAAATTTGTGAAGAAAAAGGCTGGAGCTTGGCTAAATTATCGTTTGAATACGAACTCCAGTTTCACTCGTCAGATGAGATACAAAGGTATTGTGTCGAAATTTGGGACGTTATGCAAAGTGCTTATGCTGCTGGGATAAATCCAAAAAATATGAACCTGCCTGGCTCTTTAAATTTACATAGACGAGCCAAAGGGCTTTATGAGAGACTTTATGCAAACGATGATCCTATGGCGATTATTGATTACATCTCGCTTTATGCTATCTCGATAGCTGAGGAGAATGCCTCCGGGGCTAGAGTAGTTACAGCACCTACAAATGGTGCTTGTGCCGTTGTTCCAGCGGTTATGCTCTATCTTAAAAACCACACGAAAATTTTTAACGAGCAAAAAGCAGTAGAGTTTTTACTAACCGCTATGATGATAGGCTCTTTTTATAAAAAGAACGCCAGTATAAGCGGTGCCGAGGCTGGTTGTCAAGCAGAGGTCGGTTCTGCTAGTTCGATGGCTGCTGGTGCTATGGCAACCATTTACGGGGTTAGTGCGGCAGTGGCGTGTGCGGCGGCTGAAGTTGCGATGGAGCATCACTTGGGACTTACGTGTGATCCTGTTGGTGGGCTTGTTCAGATACCTTGCATAGAGCGAAATGCTTTTGGTGCTATAAAGGCAATCGCTGCTGCTAGAATGTCTATAATAAGAAAAAGCTCCCCACGTGTTGGGCTTGATGAAGTCATAAAAACAATGTATGAAACTGGTAAGGATATGCACTCAAAATATCGCGAAACATCGCTTGGTGGACTTGCTGTGAATGTCGGAAGTGTGTGCTAA